The Microcystis panniformis FACHB-1757 region AAAGTTCCTAGTTATTGGAATGGCGAAGTTGCCAGAAAAATTAATGCTGTACCTAAGGCCATTGTTATCAGCGACGAAGGTAATGACTGGACTAACTTAGGTGATTTGCTTTCCCTTAATTATCGTCTTAATGCTGATGTACAATACTTCCTGACTACCACTAACCCCGATACCGATAAGTTAAAAGAAGTCCTAGAAATTCCCCAGGCCAACTTATTTCTTTTTCGTCCTTCCAATCGGTTATTACTGACCCTAGATCAATTCGATATTCGTCTTGATGATTTCTATCCTCAAGGTCAATTGTGGCGAGGGAAGAAATAGGTAAATATATAAGTAGGTGGGTGGAATTAAATATAAAATGAACGTAGGTTGGGTTGAAGCATGAAACCCAACGCCCGCATGGGTTACGCTACCGCTAACCCATCCTACAAATAATTGTGCCTACCTACTTATTTTGGGTCAATCTAGCCTCAAAGAGTTGAGCAAAGCTGGTATTATAACCAGTTAAAACCGTTAATCTTCACCTTAAAGAAATGACTTTTCTAATTCCGACTAGCGTTTGGCGGCAAATTCTTAAAAAGTTCCCTATACTACTATTCTTAGTATCTTTTCTCATAGTCCTACTATTAGGCTATTTTTCTGCCGCTTTCTCTCAAAGTCGAGATCCTGATATCCGCGGTGTTTGGATCACCACCAACGATACTGCGATGCTGATGGACAGGGATAAACGACAACAGGCGATCGAGCAATTAGTTAATCTTAATTTTAATGCTATCTATCCCGTGGTCTGGAATTCCGGTTATGCTCTCTATCCCAGTGCGATCGCCCAACGGGAAGGAATACAGCCTTTTGTGCCTACGGGAGCGCAGGGACAAGATATCTTGGCAGAATTGGTGGAACAAACCCGTGGCAGGGGATTATTGGTCATTCCTTGGTTTGAATTCGGATTTATGGCCCCTCCCACCTCGGAATTAGCCTTAAAACATCAAGACTGGTTAACCCAAAAACGCGACGGGGGGACCACTTGGGTGGGGGCAGCCGGTGAGGTGGTGTGGTTGAACCCTTTCCGTCCCGAAGTGCAGAATTTTCTGCGGGAGTTAGTCTTGGAAGTGGTGAGACAATACGATATTAACGGCATCCAATTCGACGATCATCTGAGTTTACCCAACGAATTCGGCTATGATCCCTATACTATCGCCCTTTATCAACAGGAAACCGAAAAAACGCCCCCAGCTAACCCCCGGGATCCCGAATGGACAAAATGGCGGGCCGATAAAATCACCGCTTTTCTGGCTAATCTCAAAGAATCAATTCAGGCAGTTAAACCGAATATACTGCTTTCGATCGCCCCTAATCCCTACGAATTCGCCTATAATGGTCATTTACAGGATTGGCTCGGTTGGGTGCGGCAAGGATTAGTCGATGAGTTAATCGTACAGGTTTATCGTCCCGATCTGCCCAGTTTTCTCAAACAAATAGAGCGTCCCGAAATTCAGGAAACCCAGCAAACTATCCCCACCGGTGTGGGGGTTTTAACCGGTTTACGCAATCGACCGATTGCCCTACCCTTGATTGAAGAAAAGGTATTGGCTGCTCGTCAACGGGGTTTAGGGGTGATTTTCTTCTTTTATGAAAGTCTCTGGCAGCAAGCTTTGGAACCGCCAGAAACCAGAAAAGCGGCAATTCAAGCGATGTTTTCGCAACCCATCACTCCCCGTCTTCCCGTGCTGGAAAATATCCCCTTAGTTAGTACACCTGAACCTGTTGACCAGCCAGAACTAACCCCCACACCTCCCCCCTTAGCTCCGGACGGGATCGAAATTCCTGTAATTCCCCCTCCGGGTAGTTAATAGCAATTTTTGCCCATCAAAATTATACTAAATCCTGTTTAAAAGGTATAGGAGAGTGGCGGGATTTTTTTCAGTGTTGCCAAAGGCACGGCGTAGCCGTCCAGTAAACAGTAAACAGTGAAATGAAAACTCACATCTGATTAAATGCTGACGTCTAAAAAGCTTGTCAAGATTGCCGAGAAGCAGCATTTAAGTAGGGAGGCACAATTATTTGTAGGATGGGTTAGCGGTAGCGTAACCCATGCAGGCGTTGGGTTTCATGCTTCAACCCAACCTACGTTCTGATTAAATGCTGATGTCTAAAAAGCTTGTCAAGATTACAGAGAAGCAGCATTTATTCAGAGTAAATCTTCTAGTTTTATGGTCATATAATCTTGAGTTTGATTGGGATTTTGGATAAACCTAACGACGATTTTATCTCGTTCTTCTAATAGGGTTTCTAGGGTTAATAAATTTGATTCTGTAGATTGAGAGAGAATTTTATATAAGGTACTCTCGCTCAAATTATAGTCTGGCTCATTTTCTTTGGCAAGATCACTAATTTCGTTGCGATTATAAAAAATAATTCCTCTGAATTGCACAAATATTTGTGCATTTTGATAGTTTTTCTGGGGATTAGCATGATTATTGAGAGTCAGAAGCATATAGATTCTATTCATCCCGCTTTGAAATTTACCAGCAATCTGCTTTAATGTGCTTTCTTTGTCTTTTTTTGCCTGTAGGGATGCTTTAAGTTCAATTAAACAAATTTGCAGATGATAATTGAGAATTTTACCAGCATCATCGACTTTTCTCTGTAAAACTAATATAGCTTTTTCAGGGGTTTTGCCGGAAGCAGAGATACCGGGTAACTCTTTTTCTAAATTGATAACCCAGATTTTATCTACTTCTGTAGATATATTTTTGTCATTTTTAGACGATAACTTTAAGTGATTAATAACTACTTTCTTTAAATCGCTCTTATTTGTTTCTAGAATTTCAATATACTCATCCTGACTAGGGGAGATTTCTTCAATAAAACCCTGTTTTTCTAAAGCTTGATGAAACTCTTGTCTAAGGGAAAATATTTCTTTTTTTGAGTTAGACTTACTCATTCTCTGCTAAATAGATATGATTGGTTAAAATTTCGCCAGATTTCTGCACAGAGTTGATAACTTCTTTAAAGTTACGAAAATAAACACCATATTCACTGGTTCCATAATCAATAATTTTATCACCCGTGAAAAAGTAAACCCCTAAGTCTTCTTTAGCAATTGAAATTTCTGGATTTAAATTTTTTAATTGATTATCTTCAATAATTTTTGTGACATCAACATCATAACTTTTTAAGGTATGAAGATAAACATAATTGTTGAGAATATCGGTTAAAATTGGGCTATGGGTGGTGATCAAAACCCGATTATCATGCTCGGTGACAAATTGAACTAAAATATCCATTAAGCGAATTTGATTTTCGGGATGCAAATTAACTTCTGGTTCATCTATCATCAAAAAATTGTTTTTTTCCTTGGCCCAATATTTCAGGTAAAGATACAAGATAGTCAACTGATTGACTGAAGATGAAGCTAGATACATGGGTAAATCTTTGCTTTCATCGAATTTAAAAGAAAATTGAATAGGTGCGATCGATTCTAGACTAGAAATCGTGATTTCTCCTCCCATTAATCCGATCATCTTTTCAATCAGAGAATTATAAACTGAATTAATTTTTTTATTGGTATTGAGAGAATAAAGCGACTCAATCACTTTATTCATTGGTTCCGTATAAGACCTTTTGGGTAATTGTTCTTGAAGACGTTTGAATATATCCCGATTAGTATCAACATCATCATCAATATTTTCTATTAATTCTTGCAATCGACGATTATACTCACTTCTTTTATTTCTCTCTATCTCATAAATGTACTGGTAGAAAACAGGAAAAAAACTACGACTAGCGGGGATAAAAAAAGTATCTTCTGCATGAGACAAAAGCACTCTTATTATTGACGGAATAATT contains the following coding sequences:
- a CDS encoding family 10 glycosylhydrolase yields the protein MTFLIPTSVWRQILKKFPILLFLVSFLIVLLLGYFSAAFSQSRDPDIRGVWITTNDTAMLMDRDKRQQAIEQLVNLNFNAIYPVVWNSGYALYPSAIAQREGIQPFVPTGAQGQDILAELVEQTRGRGLLVIPWFEFGFMAPPTSELALKHQDWLTQKRDGGTTWVGAAGEVVWLNPFRPEVQNFLRELVLEVVRQYDINGIQFDDHLSLPNEFGYDPYTIALYQQETEKTPPANPRDPEWTKWRADKITAFLANLKESIQAVKPNILLSIAPNPYEFAYNGHLQDWLGWVRQGLVDELIVQVYRPDLPSFLKQIERPEIQETQQTIPTGVGVLTGLRNRPIALPLIEEKVLAARQRGLGVIFFFYESLWQQALEPPETRKAAIQAMFSQPITPRLPVLENIPLVSTPEPVDQPELTPTPPPLAPDGIEIPVIPPPGS
- a CDS encoding AAA family ATPase gives rise to the protein MELLIKNLGSIRNNNQAIDLTKKFYTFIGYNNSGKTLVSQLLWTIFNNDNIRKFSENTQIDSLVIDSEKPIKKITINQELIDEILNKFSQFIEKEVVNTYNLDASIKETIIGSNKLIFQANIQEFKETKFKTTFLVRVAGNNDLEYLQISKGKGSLTINIKEPNIPEKVFDQIPRDFFERAKPYKESVIIPSIIRVLLSHAEDTFFIPASRSFFPVFYQYIYEIERNKRSEYNRRLQELIENIDDDVDTNRDIFKRLQEQLPKRSYTEPMNKVIESLYSLNTNKKINSVYNSLIEKMIGLMGGEITISSLESIAPIQFSFKFDESKDLPMYLASSSVNQLTILYLYLKYWAKEKNNFLMIDEPEVNLHPENQIRLMDILVQFVTEHDNRVLITTHSPILTDILNNYVYLHTLKSYDVDVTKIIEDNQLKNLNPEISIAKEDLGVYFFTGDKIIDYGTSEYGVYFRNFKEVINSVQKSGEILTNHIYLAENE